GCAGTGCTATCCATTACCCGCAAATCTTGAGCCAAGACGTGCGCGTAGGTGAGGCTGTTGTAACGCCTGGCATCAGGATAAACGTGAGGGTCAGCATCGTATACTCCGTCTACCTTGGTGGCTTTAAAAATCACTTCGGCATCAATTTCTGCGGCTCTTAAAGCAGCAGTGGTATCTGTGGTAAAGAAGGGATTTCCAGAACCTGCACCAAAAATTACCACCCGCCCTTTCTCAAGATGACGGATGGCACGACGACGAATATACGGTTCCGCTAATTCTTGCATAGCGATCGCAGTTTGTACCCGCGTCTGAACCCCTATTCGTTCTAGGGAATCTTGCAGCGTCATGGCGTTCATTACCGTGGCAATCATGCCAATGTAGTCAGCGGTTGCCCTGTCCATCCCCGCCGACGCCGCTT
This region of Nostoc sp. UHCC 0302 genomic DNA includes:
- the pyrH gene encoding UMP kinase encodes the protein MGTNYRRVLLKLSGEALMGNMGYGIDPEVVKGIAQEVAEVIATGTQIAIVVGGGNIFRGVKAASAGMDRATADYIGMIATVMNAMTLQDSLERIGVQTRVQTAIAMQELAEPYIRRRAIRHLEKGRVVIFGAGSGNPFFTTDTTAALRAAEIDAEVIFKATKVDGVYDADPHVYPDARRYNSLTYAHVLAQDLRVMDSTAIALCKENNIPILVFDLSVRGNIHRAVLGETIGTLVGGSCDIS